The Micromonospora siamensis genome contains the following window.
ACCACGTCAAAGGTCCAGTCCTCGCGCCGGCTGCTGCGTGGCTGCCCGTCAGCGAAACCTGCGATGGTCAGTGTTGTGGCCACGCTCTCGCCGTCCTCGGTCTTGGTACTGACGAGTGGACCCCAGTTGATGCGGACCACGACCTTGAACTTGGCCTCCCGCTGCTCGACCTCATGGCGAAGGTCCTCGACGGCAGCGAGATCGGCTTTGGCGTCGCAAACGAACTGCGCGGCCTTGGTGTCGTTTTTGTCGATGAGAAACGCCTGGATGTAGCTAGCCACGACGACATCCGGGGCGCTGCGATCCGGTGCCGTAGCCCGGTCGTACAGGACGAAGGCGGTCACCGCGCCACCGACCAGCAGCAACGCCAGCACCCCCGCGACCACCACCAGGACGGTACGCAGCCGGCGGGGCGGCCGGCCGGGCGCCGGCGCGGGGGCCGGCGGCGCGAACTGGTCCGGCGAGGTCCGTTGCGCCGGTACTCGGGACACCTGGGAACCGGCGGGGGGCTGCACTGATTCCACCCCCTGAGGCTATCGGCCGGAAGCCGCGTACCCAATGCCCCGGATCGGCCGATCGTGGCGACCCGCCGGGGCGACACCCCGGGCGGACGGTGAGTCGGGCCACTGCGGTGGGTAAAGACCGGCGCAGCGCCGACCGACATCCGTCGGGACCTGCCCCGGCTGGGATACGGTCACTGCTCGGGGAGCAGATGTCGGCCTCGGGAAGAGAGGTGGACGCGGTGGCCAGTCCGAAGGCGCGAGCCGGCCGGTCCGCCGCCCTGCACCGGCGGGCCGCGGCGACCGCGGCGGCCGCCGCCGGCATCCTCGACGAGATCCGCCCCGCTCCCGCAGACCATCATCGACAGTACGAGCTGGCGGAGCGGCTGCGGACGGCGGCGGCGCTGGCCGCTCCCGGCTGGTCCGGCGAACCGCTGGAGAGCCTGACCGCGACCACCCCACCGGCGGACACCCCGCCGCAGTTCGTCCGGGTGGGCACCGCCGCGCCGCTCGACGACGCCCGGTTCCCGGCGCTGGTGCCGCTGGTGGGCACCGGCCACCTCAGTGTCGACGGGGACGCCACCGAGCCGCGGGTGGCCGGGTTGCTCCGCGCGGTGCTGCTGCGGCTGCTGGCCGGCACGCCGGCCGGCGGGCTGCTGGTGCGGGCGGTGGACGCCGCCGGCGACACCTTCGCCGGGTTCGCGCCGCTGGCCGACGCGGGTCTGCTGCCGCCGCCGGCGGTCGACGTGGCCGGGCTGCGGGCGGTGCTCGACGAGGCCGAGCAGTGGGTCGGCGCGGGCGCCACCCGGCAGCGCCGGCACGACCGTACGCTGCTGCTGGTGGTGGCCGAACTGCCGGCCGGAACGGGGTCGAGCGACCTGGACCGGCTGGCGGAACTGGCCGCCCAGGGCCACCGGGCGGGCTTGCACCTGGTGCTGGCCGGCTGGCCGACCCGACGGGATCCGCTGCCCCGGGCCACCCCGCTGGCGGTACGCAACGCGTACGCGCTGGTCGGGGATCCACCGGAGGCGGCGTTGAGCTCGCCCGGGTCGGCGTCCCCCGGCGGCCTGAACTCGCCGGTCTTCGTGGACGCGGATCCTCCGGCCGAGCTGGTGACGGCGGTGTGCCGCCGGCTGGCCCGGCAGATCGAGGACGGTTCCCGGCTCGCCCTGGCCGACCTGCTGCCGGCCGGGGAGCTGTGGGAGTCGACCTCCGCCGACGGTCTGAGCACGATGGTGGGTGACGCCGCCGGCCGGCCGGTGAGCGTCGGGTTCACCGAGCTGACGCCGCACTGGCTGGTCAGCGGGCGGTCCGGGGCGGGGCGGTCGGCGTTCCTGACCAACGTGCTGTTCGGCCTGAGCGCCCGGTACGGCCCCGACGAGCTGGCCCTCTACCTGGCGGACCTGGGCGAGGGTGAGTCGTTCGCCGAGTTCCTGCAGACCGAGCGGGACCGGTCGTGGGTGCCGCAGGTGCGGGCCGCGGGAATGGCCGCCGACCGGGAGTACGTGGCAGACCTCCTCGGTGAGCTGGAGGCGGAGCTGCACCACCGGGAGGAGGCGGGTCGCCGGGCCGGCGGGCAGC
Protein-coding sequences here:
- a CDS encoding FtsK/SpoIIIE domain-containing protein — its product is MDAVASPKARAGRSAALHRRAAATAAAAAGILDEIRPAPADHHRQYELAERLRTAAALAAPGWSGEPLESLTATTPPADTPPQFVRVGTAAPLDDARFPALVPLVGTGHLSVDGDATEPRVAGLLRAVLLRLLAGTPAGGLLVRAVDAAGDTFAGFAPLADAGLLPPPAVDVAGLRAVLDEAEQWVGAGATRQRRHDRTLLLVVAELPAGTGSSDLDRLAELAAQGHRAGLHLVLAGWPTRRDPLPRATPLAVRNAYALVGDPPEAALSSPGSASPGGLNSPVFVDADPPAELVTAVCRRLARQIEDGSRLALADLLPAGELWESTSADGLSTMVGDAAGRPVSVGFTELTPHWLVSGRSGAGRSAFLTNVLFGLSARYGPDELALYLADLGEGESFAEFLQTERDRSWVPQVRAAGMAADREYVADLLGELEAELHHREEAGRRAGGQRYPELRQHQALPRIVCVIDNFPLLLRERDRLAAETLARLDALARGGRAYGIHLVLAGEGDLGIGGPRHPLLGQFPVRVALPGGSAVLEPANDAAAGLPVGSAVVNTAGGLGGPRGATRGHERMIRFPDPHEDPDKLAALRQRLWSARPEDATPPLVFAGYARPLLANDPRFRAATAGRAHGPAALLGRAVDVRRSTVTVPLGPAAGRNLAVLGRDDEARRLLVTAARSVAAHHPEARFVLAPLVEGSVDAADELAGALAGHPVETVDAAGLRAAMAAGEPGYLVVFGLDAVAEADLPGEQLRSVLLDGPAAGLHLLGWWRSAAPLTTLLGPAGEVDKLTAVVVTDLPGARLEQLFDRPVLWRPRPGRAILWDGPGERGAVLAPFGEADQ